The following coding sequences lie in one Lolium perenne isolate Kyuss_39 chromosome 2, Kyuss_2.0, whole genome shotgun sequence genomic window:
- the LOC127331497 gene encoding transcription factor WRKY45-1 yields MTSCGGGGDDTGARPTPAVVYDDLVEVREHAAALQNMLQGSSSVAAADAGELVKEMMGRLSSAMSVLGTSGVAASSSGAGQGPGARRRRSGTTAAADRLQGRRTSRRRTKSPFIKMVTTTTLNDDNSWRKYGQKNIHASTNPRSYYRCTHKPDQGCMATRQVQKSESNPSELEISYYGEHTCRDPSTFPSFIVHGAAAPTDGAQLISFAPNNGAAASTSTGALSHRLLKETMDHRVLFSRFSSYSSSPTQEGGAPSSSPSPACQEKFMQYAGGQLADVLGRTTSALTVGSAPTEYWPVVGDAGVDMDAAAGMVDSFPSSPSSLGFMSGSLGSFGNNLGDDDLFDFDS; encoded by the exons ATGACGtcttgcggcggcggcggcgatgataCTGGCGCCCGCCCAACGCCGGCTGTGGTCTACGACGACCTGGTCGAGGTGCGTGAGCACGCCGCGGCGTTGCAGAACATGTTGCAGGGTTCGTCCAGCGTGGCGGCCGCGGACGCAGGGGAGCTGGTGAAGGAGATGATGGGCAGGTTGTCGAGCGCTATGTCGGTGCTGGGCACCAGTGGAGTCGCGGCGTCGTCATCGGGAGCAGGCCAGGGACCcggcgcgaggaggaggaggtcgggcACGACGGCGGCGGCAGACAGGCTGCAAGGCCGGAGAACCTCGAGGAGAAG GACGAAGAGCCCTTTCATCAAGATGGTCACGACTACAACACTCAACGATGACAATTCATGGAGGAAGTACGGGCAGAAAAATATACATGCCTCTACTAACCCGAG GAGCTACTATAGGTGCACGCATAAGCCAGATCAAGGATGCATGGCCACGAGGCAGGTCCAGAAGTCGGAGTCCAACCCATCGGAGCTTGAAATCAGCTACTACGGTGAGCACACCTGCAGGGACCCCTCCACGTTTCCATCATTCATCGTACATGGCGCCGCTGCGCCGACGGATGGTGCACAACTCATCAGCTTCGCACCCAACAATGGCGCCGCCGCAAGCACCAGTACGGGCGCCTTATCTCATCGTCTCTTGAAAGAGACGATGGATCATCGGGTGCTCTTCTCCCGCTTCTCCAGCTACAGCTCCTCGCCGACTCAGGAGGGGGGTGCGCCCAGCAGTTCGCCGTCACCGGCTTGCCAAGAAAAGTTCATGCAGTATGCCGGCGGGCAGCTCGCCGACGTTCTGGGGCGGACAACGTCCGCGTTGACCGTTGGATCAGCGCCGACGGAGTACTGGCCGGTTGTGGGGGACGCCGGCGTGGACATGGATGCTGCCGCAGGCATGGTGGACAGCTTCCCTTCCTCGCCAAGCAGCCTGGGGTTCATGTCAGGCTCGCTCGGATCGTTCGGCAATAACCTTGGTGACGACGACCTGTTTGACTTCGATTCCTGA
- the LOC127331496 gene encoding uncharacterized protein produces the protein MGRKKARPSRAGGPAAAAAAEPDSPSAPSKSKRAAKGEARRDVLVEADGGARGRSADDCRDIAELVIRGARLDGEGQDGVDLAALEEAYSTLGSGRRSLRLRVRDAPEDGFRLGHWPVVPADCVLLEYHSDKFVAGSVFISGRLDGPDEGVSGLVHLISLGLMTLRVELHSFLQMNDAVPSVALRVRVEVTDKAFAACESLLEVARHPWRKSLMNVMAWVRPEVTTSATIYGMDGLVQPLDGGADCDFTPKSDSQFDLAAFYEAVKPSTDAVLLEEELPGLLPHLRPYQLRAANWMVQREKGSAAVSSPYEGFVHPAPYCVPVDFINKKSRMFYNPFNGNVSLQPEPSPPYVSGGILADEMGLGKTVELLACIFAHRSTFSMECSVSQNRKELDRISRQKRDRIECICGAASESSAYKGIWVQCDICDAWQHADCVGYTPKEDLTFDDDNMLSNCEKGTVKSKRRRRATYSIAETEESYICAVCLELAEAAQTTIFSRATLIVCPSPILAQWHSEITRHTRPGSLNIRIYEGARNLDSASNQRNYLIEISTADVVLTTYDVLKEDLSHDSDRHDGDRRFLRFQKRYPVIPTVLTRVHWWRLCLDEAQMVESSKTSVTEMAMRLSAQHRWCITGTPIQRRLDDLFGLLRFLRTSPFDTYRWWVDIIRDPYEKGDMIAMNYTHKFLKEIMWRSSKIHVSRELKLPPQEECFSWLIFSSIEEYFYQKQHATCMDHAHEIIRRLRNDANRREPTSDSNALSNVYLSNNDTAKLLVPLLKLRQACCHPQVGSSGLCSLQRTPLSMDEILKVLIGKAKVEGEEELRKVVVSLNGLAGISIIEQKNQEAISLYKEALDFARQNIDDFRVDPLLNLHINHNLAELLRTSSEYLPECPLKVRTSVLCYKRKRKETSPAHSELCGIKRNKISENSGSDLAADGAETSEDINIIGQASTSVELDAENKSGCHSSFECFADGCLRKTCNTLKEKYLSVFTTKLLIAQKDFRASMEEVTTLNKELQNQGMHWWLYALDSIDKNKESADELLKKVDSFSTKSTTGLGTAGISSRVQTIAGLKYTIQSGIDSLQGSRQQLMIRLLEIDKTMDNPRDEDIEGQRYCPKCYDGTGSLCMQCELDEQFQGYEARLFVVKKSNNDSVIASIDEAQDLQRRKYELNHFFRNKKANEGSEVGGDNNNPRSARENIQVYRHPSWTETALKAVRTHSKKVLGNQYAEIAKKHLLLFEAMRKEFSLARSLSICQNQLLRAHDEIKMSISRLQLKEDDDEPSAVNIVTREELIPYNVQFTSDKFLALASLARIRGQLRYLKGLMLPKSGNTADTAASFPATGQTGSEILEQCPVCQEKILEQKMVFQCGHSMCCKCCLYLTERAAGRHQKWIMCPTCRQRTYLENVAFVVEKQSENADKQAEDLAESAISVQGSYGTKIEAVTRRILRITSTDGAAKILVFSSWNDVLDVLEHSLAANNISYARMKGGRKSQVALCQFKGQASSIKGEKVKNAVPKMRHVQVLLMLIQHGANGLNLLEAQHVILLEPLLNPSAEAQAISRIHRVGQDKSTFIHRFVVKKTIEDSIYRMNRGRAVCSTINRKSKNFKDELALTLKDVESLFPVKAPDQPPDEESQNHGDSLRSLPPSVAAGLAAEMRATNGAT, from the exons ATGGGGAGGAAGAAGGCGCGGCCGTCGCGGGCGGggggccccgccgccgccgccgccgcggagcCCGACTCGCCGAGCGCCCCCTCCAAATCGAAGCGCGCCGCCAAGGGCGAGGCGAGGAGGGACGTCCTGGtggaggcggacggcggcgcgCGCGGCCGCTCCGCCGACGACTGCCGCGACATCGCCGAGCTGGTCATCCGCGGCGCGCGGCTCGACGGGGAGGGGCAGGACGGGGTCGACCTCGCGGCGCTGGAGGAGGCGTACTCGACGCTGGGGAGCGGCAGGCGCTCGCTGCGCCTGCGGGTGCGGGACGCGCCCGAGGACGGGTTCAGGCTCGGCCACTGGCCCGTGGTGCCGGCGGACTGCGTGCTCCTGGAGTACCACTCGGACAAGTTTGTTGCAGGCAGTGTGTTTATCTCAGGCCGGCTCGACGGCCCCGATGAAGGCGTATCTGGTCTCGTTCATCTGATCAGCCTGGGGTTAATGACACTGCGGGTTGAGTTGCACAGCTTCCTCCAGATGAATGATGCAGTGCCGTCTGTGGCGCTTCGGGTTAGGGTGGAGGTGACGGACAAGGCTTTCGCGGCGTGTGAATCGCTGTTGGAGGTCGCGAGGCATCCctggaggaagagcttgatgaatgtGATGGCTTGGGTTCGCCCCGAGGTTACGACGTCCGCCACGATATATGGGATGGATGGTCTTGTTCAGCCACTGGACGGTGGCGCTGATTGCGATTTCACGCCGAAGAGTGACTCGCAGTTTGATCTCGCTGCTTTCTACGAAGCCGTTAAGCCTTCGAC GGATGCAGTGCTGTTGGAAGAGGAGCTTCCTGGTTTACTTCCTCATCTCAGGCCATATCAACTCCGTGCAGCGAATTGGATGGTCCAGCGTGAAAAAGGAAGTGCAGCTGTTTCATCACCCTATGAGGGTTTTGTTCATCCTGCACCCTATTGTGTTCCAGTAGATTTTATTAACAAGAAGTCCAGGATGTTCTACAATCCCTTCAA TGGAAATGTTTCATTGCAACCAGAGCCTTCTCCACCTTATGTCTCTGGGGGTATTTTGGCCG ATGAaatgggcttggggaaaactgtcgAGCTTTTGGCTTGCATTTTTGCCCATCGAAGCACATTTTCCATGGAGTGTTCTGTCTCTCAAAACAGAAAAGAATTAGATCGGATAAGTAGGCAAAAAAGAGATAGGATTGAGTGCATTTGCGGGGCTGCAAGTGAAAGTTCTGCTTACAAGGGGATATGGGTCCAGTGTGACATTTGTGATGCTTGGCAACATGCTGATTGTGTTGGCTACACACCCAAGGAAGATTTAACCTTTGATGATGATAATATGTTGTCAAACTGTGAGAAAGGCACCGTGAAGTCAAAACGTAGAAGGAGAGCCACATATTCTATAGCAGAGACCGAAGAAAGCTACATTTGTGCAGTGTGCCTGGAACTTGCTGAAGCTGCTCAAACTACTATTTTCAGTCGTGCTACATTGATAGTATGCCCATCGCCAATATTGGCACAGTGGCACTCTGAAATTACCCG ACACACAAGGCCAGGATCTCTGAACATTCGTATTTATGAAGGTGCAAGGAACTTGGACTCAGCTTCTAACCAAAGAAATTATCTGATTGAGATAAGCACTGCTGATGTTGTTTTGACAACTTATGATGTCCTCAAAGAAGATCTGTCACATGATTCTGATAGACATGATGGTGATCGGCGTTTCTTGAGATTTCAGAAGAG GTACCCTGTCATTCCAACTGTCCTAACAAGGGTCCATTGGTGGCGGCTTTGTTTGGATGAAGCTCAGATGGTAGAGTCCAGCAAAACTTCTGTTACTGAGATGGCAATGAGGCTAAGTGCGCAACACCGCTGGTGTATCACAGGAACTCCAATACAGCGCAGGCTTGATGATCTTTTCGGCCTTCTACGCTTTCTCAGGACAAGCCCATTTGACACATACAGGTGGTGGGTGGACATTATTAGAGACCCATATGAG AAAGGAGATATGATAGCTATGAATTATACACACAAGTTCTTGAAGGAAATCATGTGGCGCTCCTCTAAAATTCATGTCTCGCGGGAATTAAAGTTGCCTCCACAAGAAGAGTGTTTCTCGTGGCTCATTTTCTCTTCAATTGAAGAATATTTCTATCAGAAGCAGCATGCAACTTGCATGGACCATGCACATGAAATTATTAGACGTTTAAGAAATGATGCCAACAGAAGGGAACCAACATCAG ATTCAAATGCGTTATCAAATGTGTACCTCTCCAACAATGACACTGCCAAACTTCTAGTTCCACTGCTCAAGCTTCGGCAAGCCTGTTGCCACCCACAAGTGGGGAGTTCTGGTCTCTGCTCTCTGCAACGTACTCCTTTGTCAAtggatgaaattttaaag GTACTTATTGGTAAAGCAAAAGTTGAAGGGGAGGAAGAACTTAGGAAAGTAGTTGTTTCCCTAAACGGTCTTGCTGGAATCTCTATCATCGAACAAAAGAACCAAGAAGCTATCTCTTTGTACAAAGAAGCACTAGATTTTGCTCGTCAAAATATTGATGATTTTCGTGTTGACCCTTTGTTGAATCTTCATATCAACCACAATCTTGCGGAGCTGCTCAGGACTAGTTCTGAATATTTACCAGAATGCCCACTGAAAGTACGAACTTCTGTTCTCTGCTACAaacgaaaaagaaaagaaactagCCCTGCGCATTCAGAGCTATGTGGCATAAAGCGAAATAAAATATCTGAGAACAGTGGCTCAGATTTGGCAGCTGATGGTGCTGAAACCTCTGAGGACATAAATATTATTGGACAAGCATCCACAAGTGTAGAGTTGGATGCAGAGAACAAATCGGGATGCCACTCATCATTTGAATGTTTTGCTGATGGTTGTTTGAGAAAGACATGCAACACACTGAAAGAAAAATATTTATCAGTTTTtactacaaagttactaatagcacAAAAGGATTTCAGAGCGTCGATGGAAGAG GTCACCACTCTTAATAAAGAACTACAAAATCAGGGTATGCATTGGTGGCTATACGCTTTGGATTCCATTGACAAGAATAAGGAGTCCGCCGATGAGCTACTTAAGAAGGTTGATAGTTTTTCCACTAAGAGCACCACTGGCTTGGGTACAGCGGGAATATCGTCCAG GGTTCAAACTATTGCTGGCTTGAAGTATACCATTCAATCTGGTATTGATTCCCTGCAAGGTTCAAGGCAGCAATTAATGATTAGGCTTTTGGAAATAGATAAAACAATGGATAACCCAAGGGATGAAGACATTGAGGGTCAGAGATATTGTCCGAAGTGCTATGATGGTACTGGTTCTTTGTGCATGCAGTGTGAACTAGATGAGCAGTTTCAG GGGTATGAGGCACGGCTCTTTGTTGTTAAGAAATCAAACAATGATTCTGTTATTGCTTCAATAGATGAAGCACAGGATTTGCAAAGACGAAAATACGAGTTGAATCATTTCTTCCGTAACAAAAAAGCTAATGAAggatctgaagttggcggtgacAATAACAATCCAAGATCTGCTCGGGAAAACATACAG GTCTACAGGCATCCTTCCTGGACCGAGACTGCCCTGAAGGCTGTTCGGACCCACTCAAAGAAAGTACTTGGAAATCAATATGCTGAAATTGCAAAGAAACATTTGCTTCTTTTTGAG GCAATGCGCAAGGAGTTTTCTCTTGCAAGGAGTTTGTCAATTTGTCAGAACCAATTACTGCGTGCTCATGATGAGATCAAGATGTCTATCTCGCGGCTGCAGCTCAAAGAGGATGATGATGAGCCGAGTGCTGTCAATATTGTAACCAGAGAAGAGCTCATACCATACAACGTGCAATTCACGAGTGACAAATTCTTAGCTCTTGCATCTTTAGCTCGTATAAGAGGCCAACTTCGGTACCTGAAG GGATTGATGCTGCCCAAGTCAGGCAACACTGCTGATACAGCAGCTTCTTTCCCTGCCACAGGGCAAACTGGTTCTGAGATTCTTGAGCAATGCCCAGTTTGTCAGGAGAAGATTCTTGAGCAAAAAATGGTTTTCCAATGTGGGCACTCCATGTGCTGCAAGT GTTGTTTGTACCTGACAGAACGAGCTGCTGGGAGGCACCAAAAATGGATTATGTGCCCTACGTGCCGTCAACGTACTTATCTTGAGAATGTTGCTTTTGTGGTTGAGAAACAGAGTGAAAATGCTGATAAACAAGCCGAGGATTTGGCAGAAAGCGCTATTTCTGTCCAAGGGTCATATGGAACAAAG ATTGAAGCTGTAACAAGAAGGATTTTGAGGATCACTTCAACTGACGGAGCAGCCAAAATACTTGTTTTTTCAAGTTGGAATGATGTTCTTGATGTGTTAGAGCACTCCCTTGCTGCTAACAATATCTCTTATGCTCGGATGAAAGGAGGACG AAAATCACAAGTGGCGCTCTGTCAATTTAAAGGTCAGGCATCCAGTATAAAAGGAGAGAAAGTGAAGAATGCAGTTCCCAAAATGCGGCATGTTCAAGTATTGCTAATGCTTATCCAACATGGCGCAAACGGTCTGAATCTACTGGAAGCGCAACATGTGATTCTATTGGAGCCATTACTAAACCCATCAGCTGAGGCACAAGCTATCAGTAGGATCCATAGAGTTGGACAAGACAAGAGCACATTTATCCACCGGTTTGTA GTGAAGAAAACAATAGAAGATAGCATCTACAGAATGAACAGGGGTAGAGCTGTCTGCTCCACGATCAACCGTAAGTCAAAGAACTTCAAAGACGAGCTTGCTTTGACGCTGAAGGATGTCGAGTCACTATTTCCTGTGAAAGCACCTGATCAGCCTCCGGATGAGGAGAGCCAAAATCATGGCGATAGCTTGCGGAGTCTGCCTCCATCTGTTGCTGCGGGGTTGGCTGCTGAAATGAGGGCTACCAATGGAGCGACATGA
- the LOC127331495 gene encoding uncharacterized protein, producing MAIPDTSGGGGGARHVRCPKCRSVLQEPAGVPVYQCGGCGASLRAKPRSADAQDATVSAAQSSESALPSPRLSRSGRLGSGDVASTSAPASTPDAPASARHQGAGAARRSETGGLTPGREHRVPDQTSSGRDLRSADQGEADGGSERHRARGAVSASAQAPPEGRDHRSAGRAGAEGGSGRHRARGAVSAPSPSASADFSRGTRDAAAESQNSERTREAHPEPVAGAAATKRGSAEAARPPSRDLGEASPVAVRAADSRSAPAAVSWERRDDAAAAVVAEEKAPSPPPRHAAPPQKMSPLHEKILKTVDELKDDLSELFSKSPERNPSTPPRTPRHRAQEGYASRPAIPTSRPRHAAAAAALHRRGNAGYAADKHGHAAPRGLPSRRYRRCRADTFSGHHARLDEPCRRHSCCDHGHGKPECGSCRGHCCGGSGRAREPARPEAKRRAPPPKQHCRPVLKGAPFIVCSSCFTLVQVPAGFAVASARVRDLRCGACSAVLSYSYRDPDRKKPAASPARHVGARPDLFSFIEDFAGGVSSYSTTEDERPLHVSRNSSFDTDVAAEEAAAAAARPQRQGNSLHRLMGYGSASELLLRRSPSLYEYGSFDKRSTPPSNASRRYDDRKGKAICLETDDDVAGDDDSDDGGALRRSNVRGTGWGHGRGVPAPGAIRIRS from the exons ATGGCGATCCCGGacaccagcggcggcggcggcggggctcgCCACGTCAGGTGCCCCAAGTGCCGCAGCGTCCTCCAGGAGCCCGCCGGCGTCCCCGTGTACCAATGCGGCGGCTGCGGCGCCAGCCTCCGAG CTAAACCACGCAGCGCCGACGCGCAGGACGCGACCGTGAGCGCTGCGCAGTCCTCGGAGAGCGCCTTGCCGTCGCCCCGTCTGAGCCGGAGCGGCCGCTTGGGCTCCGGCGATGTCGCGAGCACCAGCGCCCCCGCATCCACTCCCGACGCTCCGGCCAGCGCGCGGCACCAAGGCGCTGGCGCCGCGCGCCGGTCCGAGACCGGTGGGCTCACGCCGGGGAGAGAGCATCGTGTGCCCGACCAAACGTCATCGGGACGCGATCTTCGGAGCGCCGATCAGGGCGAAGCTGACGGTGGTTCGGAACGTCACAGGGCAAGAGGTGCTGTTAGTGCTTCTGCGCAAGCGCCGCCCGAGGGACGCGATCATCGGAGCGCCGGTCGGGCCGGAGCTGAAGGCGGTTCGGGGCGTCACAGGGCACGGGGCGCTGTCAGCGCTCCCAGTCCCAGTGCCAGCGCCGACTTCTCCAGGGgaaccagagatgccgccgcagaGTCGCAAAATTCAGAGAGGACACGAGAGGCTCACCCCGAACCTGTTGCTGGTGCCGCGGCGACCAAGAGAGGTTCAGCCGAAGCGGCGCGGCCTCCGTCCCGGGATCTCGGCGAAGCTTCCCCAGTGGCCGTTCGTGCCGCAGATTCCCGGTCTGCGCCGGCTGCGGTGAGCTGGGAACGTCGAGACGATGCCGCGGCGGCGGTGGTTGCGGAGGAGAAGGCGCCGAGCCCTCCCCCTCGCCACGCGGCACCGCCGCAGAAGATGAGTCCCCTGCACGAGAAGATCCTAAAGACGGTGGATGAGCTGAAAGACGACCTGTCCGAGCTTTTCAGCAAGTCCCCGGAGCGCAACCCAAGCACGCCGCCGCGCACTCCTCGCCATCGCGCGCAAGAAGGCTACGCCTCTCGCCCGGCCATCCCTACCAGCAGACCTCGCCACGCTGCGGCCGCTGCTGCTCTGCACCGTCGCGGCAACGCAGGTTATGCTGCCGACAAGCACGGCCACGCTGCTCCCCGCGGCTTGCCGTCGCGGCGGTACCGCCGGTGCAGGGCTGATACGTTCAGCGGCCACCACGCGCGGCTTGATGAACcttgccgtcggcacagctgcTGCGATCACGGTCACGGCAAGCCCGAGTGCGGCAGCTGCAGGGGACACTGCTGCGGCGGCTCGGGCAGAGCGCGAGAGCCCGCGCGGCCGGAGGCCAAgcggcgcgcgccgccgccgaagcAGCACTGCCGGCCGGTGCTCAAGGGCGCGCCGTTCATCGTCTGCTCCAGCTGCTTCACGCTCGTCCAGGTGCCCGCGGGCTTCGCCGTGGCCAGCGCCAGGGTGCGCGACCTGCGGTGCGGCGCCTGCTCCGCCGTCCTCTCCTACTCCTACCGCGACCCGGACAGGAAGAAGCCCGCCGCTTCTCCGGCGCGCCACGTCGGCGCGCGGCCGGACCTGTTCTCGTTCATCGAGGACTTCGCGGGCGGGGTGAGCAGCTACTCCACCACGGAGGACGAGCGGCCGCTGCACGTGTCGAGGAACTCGTCGTTCGACACCGACgtcgcggcggaggaggcggcggcggcggcggcgcggccgcaGAGGCAGGGCAACAGCCTGCACCGGCTGATGGGGTACGGCTCGGCCAGCGAGCTGCTGCTGCGGCGCTCACCGAGCCTGTACGAGTACGGGAGCTTTGACAAGAGATCGACGCCGCCGTCCAACGCGAGTAGGCGGTACGACGACAGGAAAGGGAAGGCCATCTGCCTGGAAACGGACGAcgacgtcgccggcgacgacgactcgGACGACGGTGGCGCGCTGAGGCGATCGAATGTGAGAGGAACTGGTTGGGGGCACGGCAGGGGGGTTCCTGCACCAGGAGCCATCAGGATCAGGTCGTAA